A stretch of Gorilla gorilla gorilla isolate KB3781 chromosome 9, NHGRI_mGorGor1-v2.1_pri, whole genome shotgun sequence DNA encodes these proteins:
- the SIGIRR gene encoding single Ig IL-1-related receptor, translating into MPGVCDRAPDFLSPSEDQVLRPALGSSVALNCTTWVVSGPHCSLPSVQWLKDGLPLGNGGHYSLYEYSWVKANLSEVLVSSVLGVNVTSAEVYGAFTCSIQNISFSSFTLQRAGPTSHVAAVLASLLVLLALLLAALLYVKCRLNVLLWYQDAYGEVEMNDGKLYDAYVSYSDCPEDRKFVNFILKPQLERRRGYKLFLDDRDLLPRAEPSADLLVNLSRCRRLIVVLSDAFLSRAWCSHSFREGLCRLLELTRRPIFITFEGQRRDPAHPALRLLRQHRHLVTLLLWRPGSVTPSSDFWKEMQLALPRKVRYRPVEGDPQTQLQDDKDPMLILRGRVPEGRALDSEVDPDPEGDLGVRGPVFGEPSAPPHTSGVSLGESRSSEVDVSDLGSRNYSARTDFYCLVSKDDM; encoded by the exons ATGCCAG GTGTCTGTGATAGGGCCCCTGACTTCCTCTCCCCGTCTGAAGACCAGGTGCTGAGGCCTGCCTTGGGCAGCTCAGTGGCTCTGAACTGCACGACTTGGGTAGTCTCTGGGCCCCACTGCTCCCTACCTTCAGTCCAGTGGCTGAAAGACGGGCTTCCATTGGGAAATGGGGGCCACTACAGCCTCTACGAGTACTCCTG GGTCAAGGCCAACCTGTCAGAGGTGCTTGTGTCCAGTGTCCTGGGGGTCAACGTGACCAGCGCTGAAGTCTATGGGGCCTTCACCTGCTCCATCCAGAACATCAGCTTCTCCTCCTTCACTCTTCAGAGAGCTG GCCCTACAAGCCACGTGGCTGCGGTGCTGGCCTCCCTCCTGGTCCTGCTGGCCCTGCTGCTGGCCGCCCTGCTCTATGTCAAGTGCCGTCTCAACGTGCTGCTCTGGTACCAGGACGCGTATGGGGAGGTGGAGATGAACG ACGGGAAGCTCTACGACGCCTACGTCTCCTACAGCGACTGCCCCGAGGACCGCAAGTTCGTGAACTTCATCCTAAAGCCGCAGCTGGAGCGGCGTCGGGGCTACAAGCTCTTCCTGGACGACCGCGACCTGCTGCCGCGCGCTG AGCCCTCCGCCGACCTCTTGGTGAACCTGAGCCGCTGCCGACGCCTCATCGTGGTGCTTTCGGACGCCTTCCTGAGCCGGGCCTGGTGCAGCCACAGCTTCCG GGAGGGCCTGTGCCGGCTGCTGGAGCTCACCCGCAGACCCATCTTCATCACCTTCGAGGGCCAGAGGCGCGACCCCGCGCATCCGGCGCTCCGCCTGCTGCGCCAGCACCGCCACCTGGTGACCTTGCTGCTCTGGAGGCCCGGCTCCGTG ACTCCTTCCTCCGATTTTTGGAAAGAAATGCAGCTGGCGCTGCCGCGGAAGGTGCGGTACAGGCCGGTGGAAGGAGACCCCCAGACGCAGCTGCAGGACGACAAGGACCCCATGCTGATTCTTCGAGGCCGAGTCCCGGAGGGCCGGGCCCTGGACTCAGAGGTGGACCCGGACCCTGAGGGCGACCTGG GTGTCCGGGGGCCTGTCTTTGGAGAGCCATCAGCTCCACCGCACACCAGTGGGGTCTCGCTGGGAGAGAGCCGGAGCAGCGAAGTGGACGTCTCGGATCTCGGCTCGCGAAACTACAGTGCCCGCACAGACTTCTACTGCCTGGTGTCCAAGGATGATATGTAG